Within Mustela lutreola isolate mMusLut2 chromosome 10, mMusLut2.pri, whole genome shotgun sequence, the genomic segment TGTACCCTTAGGGGAAGGCAGATGACCAGAGTGGGCTATCACTGTATTCCTCTTCAAATGGCTGGGTAAGAAACTGTGGTGGTAGAAAATGCTGGCAAGGGTGAGGAGAGATGACGGCTCATAAGCCACTGGTGGAACGTTAAATGGTACAACTCCTCCAGAAAATAGTTAGGCAgtttcttaaaacaacaaaccaCATGGCCCAGAAATTGCATTCCTGGGCATTTATGTGAGCACTACGAAAACTTCAGTCCACACATAACCTCTACGTGATTATTCACAAAGGCTTGATATTCAACAgttaaaaattggaaacaatcaaaatgtcCCTTAATTGGTGAATGTTCAAACAAACAGAAGTTGGTTCAACGATGCCTCAGAATGCTGATCagtggtaaaaaagaaaaaaaataaaagaaaattttaaaaagagcccaCTGTTGAAGCACATCATGCCTTGGGAGGATCTCGGTGGCATTAAGCTGAGTGAAAAAAGGCAATCTGAAAAGGGCACATGCTTATAATCAACTTATACATTGCATGCttctatttatataacattctctAAGTGACAAAAGTGTAGagaagggggacgcctgggtggctcagtcacttaagcgtctgctttcagctcaggtcatgatcccagggtcttgggatcgagttctgccttggggtccctactcagtggagagcctgcttctccctttgcctaccattcctcctgcttgtgcattctctctctctcaatgtctctggcaaataaataaataaaatctttttttaaaaaaagtgtagagatgggggcgcctgggtggctcagtgggttaagctgctgccttcagctcaggtcatgatcctagggtcctaggatcgagtctcacatcgggctctctgcccagcagggagcttcctcctctctctctctctctctgcctgcctctctgcctacttgtgatctctctctgtcaaataaataataaaatctttaaaaaaaaaagtgtagagaTGGAAAACAGACTTATGCTATCAGGAGGAACAGGGAGGGAGTGGAAGTGATCACAGAGGACCAGCCAGAGGGGATCCTGGTGGGGAGAGAATACTTCTGTATTGGTTGTACTGGAGGTTATGCCAGTCTACACGTGCGATCAAATGACATACAGCTTGACACACACAACGTGCCAATGTCAACTGCCTGGTTTTCGTATTGTGCTCTAGTTCCAGAAGATGTACCCCCATGAACGACAACTGAGACTTTTCTGTACTGTCTCTACAACTTCCTGTAAAAcctgtaattatttcaaaatataaagttttttttaatggtctaaaatattttaaaaatgcattacagCTTCATCGCAACTCGCTAATTACTCCTCACCACTCTTGGCAAGGCATTTGTGTGAAGGACGATTCTTTAAATCAGAGATTTTGGTGAAAGCTGGGGGGGGGTAACTGTTTTCCTGTACATTGTAGAATTTAAGCAGCACCTCCAACTCCTTCCACTAGATGCCCTCCACACCCCCAAGGTTGTGACCACCAAAACTGTCTCCAGACATTACCAAATGTCCCCTTGGTGACAAAACTGTCCCTCCTTGATAACCTCTGTGCTatactaaccaaaaaaaaaaaaaaaaaaaaagaatcttttcctTTCTACGGTGAAAAGTGTTGCCTCAAAAGATCTCATATTGAATACGCTTATATTGGTCTTACGTTGTTTGAATAAATACATGAGTTTCTTTCTGCCACGTTTAAGGACCGAGAAACGGAGCACTAGAAACAACAGCAGGAACAGCACAGCAGCCGATGTCAGTGCAAGGAAGAAGACAATGGTCTGCGGGGTATGACctttaaaaaagagcaaaaggagAAATGCATGCAGATATGTAGTTTTGCAAATATGCGTATATTTATAGTTACATTGGTAAATCCCTAATCACAAGGAGAAGTGGTGCCTTGGGCATCTCTAACCAGCTAACTTAATAAACTTCCCTGCAtataagaaaacttttaaaaaaaaacctaaatatttttttccagaggCCCACAAAAATTAAGTGGCTTGGCCTCTCTAGAATATGGAAAATATGGGACTCTATAATCCCCTTAATCTGGCATTATCAAAGGTGGAGTGTTTGTCTGCGTAGTTTCACCTTGTTCTGATTACTAACATGCGTCTCAGATTGCGTGACAAACACTTGAAAAAATTTGATGGGTTTCTTGATGCCAGAACAAAAGAAGGAAGGCATGCAGGAGGTGCCCGTTGCAGGCAGAGATGTGAGGCATCACAGTATTGGGGTGATATAAATTCCAATCAGAATAGCCATGATACATCCACTCTGGTTAGATAACAATGAACCAGCTACCTGGATCTCTTGCAGGGGCAGGCATGGTGGCAGAGGTTGTACCTGGAGAGAAGTCAGCCAACGCCGGTCCACATACTGCATCACTTTCCTTCGTCCCATTCACAAGTACAGACTTTCCATCCAAGGAACAGCTTAGACCGCCCAATGAAAAGAGTTCAAATAATTAATTTAGGTACAGGTcattctaattaaaaatattgacattttCCATCCAAGAAAGTAGCCTAGTGCAAAGATGTGTGGGTCTGGGTATAAAGATATTATGGAAAACATACACTTGGCTGGCTCGTTTCTCCAATTTTCACAGTTCCATAATTCACCCTATTCCATCCAACTAACTGgattcttctttcttcccaggTTGGGGAACCCTGTCCCACAACTCTCCCCAGACTGTTTTGCCTGGCTAGTCTCTCACCCTCAATTTCTTTATagatggttttttgttgttgttgtttaaaatattttttaatattttattaatttatttgacagaaagagaggcaggcagagagagacagggaagcaggctccctgctgagcaaagaccccCGAtgtagggcttcatcccaggatccagagaccatgacccgagctgaaggcagagacttaacccacggagacacctaggtgcccctcgcTCTTAATTTCTTAAGCATATTTGACCATATATGAAGGACAGACAACCTAGCATAAGGGTTGAGTTCCTAATCCTATGATGTGTTGGCATCAGACAGACGTGGGTTTGAGGCCGGTGTCTTTCCCTGTGCAGAATGACCATGGACAGGTTAAGAACATCTCTCtaagcctgttttctcatctgtaagagaAGGTGTATTTACTCCCAAGGACTGTTGTGAAAAGTAAATGAATGGTCCCAGGGACACACTTGCAGGGGCTGGGCTTTATGAACCCAGACCCACACATcccaataaatggtagctatcaTCACCATCCCCATTATCCACCCCCATCACCATCACTGatgccaccaccatcatcactgtcCTGTGTCTTTTCCCTCATCCTGTTACCTGATGCAAACTCACTCTTCCTCTGAAACAAGTTCAATCCCACTCTCCATGCAGACTCATTGACCTCTCTGAACTATTTGTGTtaaaagaccttaaaaaaaattcccaatctGTACAAACCAATATTTCTGTAAAACCTAagaatctaaatgtaaaataataatcaaCATGATTTTCTAGtaagaaaatagaatgaaaaaaacagaaCGAAGGCATACAAAATACAAGCCCTCAATCTTTATGAGCTGACAGACACACATGACTCTGCCAGTTGCCTTACACATTTCTAAACGTTCACTCTCGGAGCGTGTCGTGTTCCTGCTGCAGGTACCACAAACTGTCGGCGTGCCAGCACCTGTTCTCAGACCACGCTCTGAGTAGCTCTGCTCCTGATCACACAGGTCAACAGGCCTGTTTCCATGGATGCCGTTGGCTGTTTTACTTCCGTGATGGTCTTGTTTGCCTGAGTAGGTGTTGGGTTTTTGAGGGTAGAAAACATAGTTTACCCTTCTTGTATCACTCTCAGTGCTGGCCTTGCACCCTTGAAGATGGGCTCAGTGATCAGTGAGGAAAAGCAAGAGGCAGCAAGGAGATTGGaaggaaacagaacagaacagctGGGGCAGACAGTAGCAAAGTTCCAGCAAATTTGATCTAAGTGCTCTGGGCATTATTTCTGGAGAAAATGCTCACTCTGTGTATCCAAGTACTACAACCTCATACTGTTCACACACTGCCTATTTGTATGCTGTTCTATGCCTATACTTGATAGACTTAAGTAGGTGCCATGTCCACATGGGGCtggaattcatgaccctgagatcaagagtcacacgctcaaCCGATGGACATCAGCCAGAGCcccaggcagattttttttttttaagattttatttatttgacagagatcacaagtaggcagagaggcaggcagagagagagagagagaggaggaggaagcaggctccctgctgagtagagagccccatgcggggctcgatcccaggaccctgggatcacgacccgagctaaaggcagaggctttaacccactgagccacccaggcgcccccgcaggcagattttttaaaaacttcagtgataacattctttctctttaaaaatgttaactcagggatacctgggtggctcagtcagttaagcatcttccctcaactcaagtcatgatcccagggtcctgggattgaggaccTAGTCAGGCTTCTTACTCaacagaaaacctgcttctccttctgccttccattctccctgcttgtgcgctctctctctctctgacaaataaacaaatcttaaaaaaaataacttcataaaaaatagatacataaaccGAAAAGGCTAAGCCAGATTctctattttgaaaacaaaaggaaattatatgTACTTTGTCCAGGGTTGACAGCTGCCGTGTTTCTGATCATTAAATGTCCCAAAGCGACAGTCTTTACAACCtgcataaaaattaaagcaacaattaaaaaggggaatatttttaaaatttcataacttTTCCTGTGATGAACATAATCACACAATAATAAAGTCATTAACAATACAATCGCCACAGTCTGCTCAACAATACCTCGGGAAACAAAACCTGAAGATAACTAAAGTTGTTGTTCTAATTGTACATAGACGATTGTGTATAAATGTATGAAATGTATGAAAATGCATGATCCTGGTGAATAACAAATATTGTGGTTTCAAATTATTTCCATTGATCAAAAAGTAATTTTGTAAATATATGCTTGAGTCAGTGGTTCATTGCATGTTACTTTAAGGTTCTACTCATCTATGTGTTACTTTATAGTCAAAGGACTGAGACCTAAACTAATGACGTATGTCTAGATAAGCAGACTTGCCCTAGATTGAAGAAAAGCAAACCTACCCTCCTTGGCTAATTCTTGACCTTGTTTACAATCCGGTTCACACATGGCACATCCTGTCCCCAAGCAGTGGAATCCTGAGATGCACTCACATTCTGCATTGCTGGTGGGGGAACACATCTTCTTGGTCCTGAAAACACCTACAAAATTTCCCAAGTTATATTACACTTGACCTCTGACTCCAGGAAGCAAATTGA encodes:
- the TNFRSF9 gene encoding tumor necrosis factor receptor superfamily member 9 isoform X1, coding for MQDFTMGSGYYNIVAAVLLVMNFERTRSIQDSCSKCPAGTFCGKSEGQICIPCPPNSFSSTSGQKSCVICRRCEGVFRTKKMCSPTSNAECECISGFHCLGTGCAMCEPDCKQGQELAKEGCKDCRFGTFNDQKHGSCQPWTNCSLDGKSVLVNGTKESDAVCGPALADFSPGTTSATMPAPARDPGHTPQTIVFFLALTSAAVLFLLLFLVLRFSVLKRGRKKLMYLFKQPFMRPVQTAQEEDACSCRFPEEEEGECEL
- the TNFRSF9 gene encoding tumor necrosis factor receptor superfamily member 9 isoform X2, encoding MQDFTMGSGYYNIVAAVLLVMNFERTRSIQDSCSKCPAGTFCGKSEGQICIPCPPNSFSSTSGQKSCVICRRCEGVFRTKKMCSPTSNAECECISGFHCLGTGCAMCEPDCKQGQELAKEGCKDCRFGTFNDQKHGSCQPWTNCSLDGKSVLVNGTKESDAVCGPALADFSPGHTPQTIVFFLALTSAAVLFLLLFLVLRFSVLKRGRKKLMYLFKQPFMRPVQTAQEEDACSCRFPEEEEGECEL